In Vigna unguiculata cultivar IT97K-499-35 chromosome 3, ASM411807v1, whole genome shotgun sequence, a single genomic region encodes these proteins:
- the LOC114178754 gene encoding uncharacterized protein LOC114178754 — MNLSLAILVVILGTTCGGAFAELESKVKTAVFLSPKFELGPGSVANKYDYGIDFPKGHIALKSFNAEVVDESGNPVPLHETYLHHWVVARYYEPKHVTTQTRYDGHRLLRPSGHIVVRNSGTCQRDELGQYYGLGSETRGTATDVPDPFGIVVGDPAEIPEGYEEKWLLNIHAIDTRGVVDKLGCTECRCELYNVTEDENGKAIRSDYKGGLHCCYDETQCKLREGFHGPKRSLYLRYTVKWVDWDKFIVPVKIYILDVTDTVKITDDSSGDIVDHNCLIEYNVESCSSGEKECLDVKRTSFPMQKGGYVIYGVAHQHSGGTGSTLYGKDGRVICSSIPTYGKGKNAGNEENYIVGMSTCYPKAGSVKINNGETLTLVSNYSSSDGHTGVMGLFYLLVAEQLPHQDFRHSTRSSFFTNINSLFS; from the exons ATGAATTTGTCGTTGGCGATACTCGTGGTCATATTGGGCACAACTTGTGGTGGTGCTTTTGCGGAGTTGGAAAGTAAAGTGAAAACAGCAGTTTTTCTGTCCCCCAAATTCGAACTTGGACCGGGATCTGTTGCGAATAAATATGATTACGGTATTGATTTTCCTAAAGGTCACATAGCACTCAAGAGTTTCAACGCCGAAGTAGTTGATGAATCAGGGAACCCAGTGCCTCTCCATGAAACCTATCTGCATCACTGGGTGGTTGCAAGATACTATGAACCAAAACATGTGACGACACAGACAAGGTACGATGGCCATAGGTTGCTTCGCCCATCTGGCCATATAGTGGTGAGGAACAGTGGAACCTGCCAGAGAGATGAGCTGGGACAATACTATGGTCTTGGATCTGAAACACGTGGAACTGCTACGGATGTTCCTGATCCGTTTGGGATAGTTGTGGGTGATCCAGCAGAAATTCCAGAGGGGTATGAGGAGAAGTGGTTGCTGAATATCCATGCTATTGATACACGTGGTGTGGTGGATAAATTGGGGTGCACTGAGTGCAGGTGTGAACTTTACAATGTTACAGAGGATGAAAATGGGAAGGCTATCAGGTCAGATTATAAGGGAGGTTTGCATTGTTGCTACGATGAAACCCAGTGCAAGTTGAGGGAAGGTTTTCATGGCCCAAAGAGGAGTCTCTATCTCAGATACACGGTGAAGTGGGTTGATTGGGACAAGTTCATAGTGCCTGTTAAGATTTACATACTTGATGTCACTGATACTGTCAAAATAACAGATGATTCTTCAGGAGACATTGTTGATCATAATTGTTTG ATCGAGTACAATGTTGAATCTTGCAGCTCTGGTGAAAAGGAGTGTCTTGATGTGAAGAGAACAAGTTTCCCTATGCAAAAGGGTGGTTATGTCATCTATGGTGTTGCTCACCAGCATTCAGGTGGTACTGGATCAACTTTATATGGAAAG GATGGAAGGGTAATATGTTCTTCAATACCTACATATGGGAAGGGAAAAAATGCAGGAAATGAGGAAAACTACATTGTGGGAATGTCTACATGTTATCCTAAAGCAGGTTCTGTAAAGATAAACAATGGTGAAACTCTGACTCTAGTGTCTAACTATAGCAGCAGTGATGGTCACACTGGAGTAATGGGGCTTTTCTACCTGTTGGTGGCAGAACAGCTTCCACACCAAGACTTCAGACATTCCACTCGTTCTTCATTCTTTACAAATATCAATAGTTTGTTTTCTTGA